The following are encoded together in the Variovorax sp. PBS-H4 genome:
- a CDS encoding pilus assembly PilX family protein, which yields MSTRTALRTHGAGPQNGIVLVMALILLILVSLVATVAIRRATSGEQISKGMRTQTVAFEAAETALRYCEDQVIKGTASAPVVAPVPLDGSAPVQWKTRSNWALSAGKAIAIRFTVANSADSTARQLPTEALPRCMAESLRLPNDGQDLEGFLITAVGYSPDYRTTAAGTPETGSEVWLQSTITRPR from the coding sequence ATGAGCACACGCACCGCATTGCGCACACACGGCGCAGGCCCGCAAAACGGCATCGTGCTCGTCATGGCGCTGATTCTGCTGATCCTTGTTTCGTTGGTCGCAACCGTCGCTATCCGGCGGGCGACTTCCGGAGAACAGATTTCCAAGGGAATGCGAACACAGACGGTCGCCTTCGAGGCCGCTGAAACCGCGCTGCGGTATTGCGAAGACCAAGTCATCAAAGGCACTGCGAGCGCACCGGTTGTCGCTCCAGTTCCGCTGGACGGAAGCGCACCTGTGCAATGGAAAACACGATCCAACTGGGCACTCTCGGCGGGCAAGGCCATCGCGATACGTTTCACCGTCGCCAACTCGGCGGATAGCACTGCGAGGCAATTGCCGACAGAAGCGTTGCCGCGCTGCATGGCGGAGAGCTTGCGGCTGCCTAACGATGGGCAGGACCTCGAAGGATTCCTGATCACTGCTGTTGGATACAGCCCGGACTATCGAACTACGGCCGCTGGGACGCCCGAGACGGGCAGCGAGGTGTGGTTGCAATCGACGATCACGCGTCCGCGCTGA
- a CDS encoding PilW family protein has product MNPRHRHRAWRMKGRTLLELMIAITIGIVILGALIAVYLATGASSRQTTAVSRMNEDAAIAFSLMSSQLRMAGFSIPRKGVVPGAATVDGVSVSLPDRKFIGAGIRACDHGFTSSTVAFNALACATGSTGAAAFAVRFEGADPAGTADDFRFLVPANLDCLGQAVGDDAAELSTDAEGALYPLVESRFTVGANGSSGTSDLSCIGNGNAFARSQPMVQNVADMRLRFGVAANGTSSDVVQYLDSAADVDALGASADQNWSRVVTVRLCLLMRGASASPADAGTSYVDCDGNPTSSSDGFSRRSYVQTIALRNRGGIAGMAP; this is encoded by the coding sequence ATGAATCCTCGCCATCGTCATCGCGCGTGGCGTATGAAGGGGCGCACGCTGCTCGAACTCATGATCGCCATCACCATCGGCATCGTCATTCTTGGAGCATTGATCGCCGTCTACCTCGCCACCGGCGCCAGCAGCCGGCAGACCACCGCCGTTTCCCGAATGAACGAAGACGCCGCCATCGCCTTCTCCCTCATGAGCTCGCAACTGCGCATGGCTGGATTCAGCATCCCTCGCAAGGGTGTAGTGCCCGGTGCCGCCACGGTTGACGGCGTAAGCGTCTCGCTGCCGGATCGGAAATTCATCGGCGCAGGTATACGCGCCTGTGATCATGGCTTCACGAGTTCGACCGTCGCCTTCAATGCTCTTGCCTGCGCAACAGGCTCGACCGGGGCGGCGGCTTTCGCTGTGCGATTCGAAGGTGCAGATCCTGCTGGAACCGCCGACGATTTTCGGTTCTTGGTTCCCGCCAATCTCGACTGCCTCGGCCAAGCGGTTGGCGACGATGCTGCTGAACTCAGCACTGATGCCGAAGGCGCCCTCTATCCGTTGGTGGAGTCGCGGTTCACGGTCGGTGCCAATGGATCGAGTGGGACGTCTGATCTGTCGTGCATTGGCAATGGCAACGCGTTTGCCAGATCCCAACCTATGGTCCAAAACGTGGCAGACATGCGCTTGCGCTTCGGCGTCGCTGCGAATGGCACCAGCAGCGACGTCGTGCAGTACCTCGACAGCGCGGCCGACGTCGATGCACTCGGCGCAAGCGCTGACCAGAATTGGTCCCGTGTCGTCACCGTCAGGCTGTGCCTGCTCATGCGCGGCGCATCGGCGAGCCCTGCGGACGCCGGAACCAGCTACGTCGATTGCGATGGCAATCCAACATCTTCCAGTGATGGATTCAGCCGGCGCAGCTATGTCCAGACCATTGCACTGCGCAATCGGGGCGGCATTGCCGGAATGGCACCATGA
- the pilV gene encoding type IV pilus modification protein PilV, which produces MRVTSFFYQAFRMSRTRHRGSSLLEVMVAILILSFGLLGLGGLAAAAQRYVKMAQFQSIGTLMATDLGERMRGNINGFSKGLYVRANAYSTTAVELPTCATPSACTSAELAALDMAQWVGELQKRLPGGDAHVKLDPANALATDIWILWIDPKASKELSVADASTDCPAAALAGIADDAPKPRCMYYRISL; this is translated from the coding sequence ATGCGGGTAACTTCTTTCTTCTACCAAGCGTTTCGTATGAGCAGGACAAGACACCGTGGAAGTTCGCTGCTCGAAGTGATGGTTGCCATCCTCATCCTTTCTTTTGGCCTGCTGGGTCTGGGCGGATTGGCAGCGGCAGCGCAGCGGTACGTGAAGATGGCTCAGTTCCAGTCGATCGGCACGTTGATGGCAACGGATCTGGGCGAGCGGATGCGCGGCAACATCAATGGCTTCAGCAAAGGCCTGTATGTCAGGGCCAACGCCTATTCGACGACGGCCGTAGAACTTCCAACCTGCGCGACCCCTTCAGCCTGTACCTCTGCGGAACTCGCGGCCCTTGACATGGCCCAGTGGGTCGGCGAACTGCAAAAGCGCCTTCCGGGCGGCGATGCTCACGTGAAGCTCGATCCGGCCAATGCCTTGGCCACCGACATCTGGATCCTCTGGATCGACCCCAAAGCATCAAAAGAGCTCTCCGTCGCAGATGCCTCAACCGATTGCCCCGCGGCGGCATTGGCAGGGATTGCCGATGACGCTCCAAAGCCCCGCTGTATGTATTACCGGATCAGTCTATGA
- a CDS encoding GspH/FimT family pseudopilin: MKRFFCSAKSAPGLCRRREGGFTMVEAMVVIAISAILVALAAPSMRNLIESNSVSDSVDSLMGSIAFARAEAIKRGVPVALCPSNAATTGIPACETGTAWAAGWIVFVDYTGDGALGTNDSVLRVQGSFTKNGEIDRARAGALVFTPMGTLSSITPRFTFTSPSKTPALSKVVCVSLGGRTYVDSACG; this comes from the coding sequence ATGAAGCGATTTTTCTGTTCTGCTAAGTCAGCGCCAGGCTTGTGCCGCCGCAGGGAGGGCGGCTTCACCATGGTCGAGGCCATGGTCGTGATCGCCATCTCCGCCATTCTTGTCGCGCTAGCGGCGCCTTCGATGCGCAACCTCATTGAAAGCAACAGTGTGTCCGACAGCGTTGACAGCCTGATGGGCAGCATTGCATTTGCACGTGCCGAGGCGATCAAGCGCGGAGTACCGGTTGCTCTTTGCCCCAGTAATGCCGCCACAACGGGAATTCCGGCCTGCGAGACTGGTACTGCATGGGCGGCCGGCTGGATCGTTTTCGTCGACTATACCGGCGACGGGGCACTTGGGACGAACGACTCCGTACTGCGGGTGCAAGGCAGCTTCACAAAAAACGGCGAAATCGACCGCGCCCGTGCAGGCGCTCTGGTGTTCACGCCCATGGGCACGCTGTCCTCCATCACTCCCCGCTTCACTTTCACATCCCCTTCCAAAACGCCCGCTCTTTCAAAAGTGGTCTGCGTGAGTCTTGGCGGACGTACATACGTGGACAGTGCATGCGGGTAA
- the pilV gene encoding type IV pilus modification protein PilV has product MQSSIQRRSRASGFSLIEVLVALLVLSFGLLGMVGLQATAMQNNREARLQSVAVDLARELAEMMRGNKDVAMLAAANPYVGDFSATAQAAAVPASPSSCLSTGSSCANNDAVASAELTDWLARVSASLPGARVKICPDSAPYSGAGLPQWNCTASASTDVIVVKIGWTHLSTDGSLQDRNIRTTSTDDVPRVILPVTAGSTTS; this is encoded by the coding sequence ATGCAATCGAGTATTCAGCGACGCAGTCGGGCATCGGGCTTTTCTTTGATCGAGGTGCTCGTCGCACTTCTCGTGCTCTCGTTCGGCTTGTTGGGAATGGTTGGGCTGCAGGCAACGGCCATGCAGAACAATCGGGAGGCCCGCCTCCAATCAGTCGCCGTCGATCTGGCGCGCGAACTCGCCGAGATGATGCGAGGCAACAAGGATGTTGCAATGCTGGCGGCCGCCAACCCCTATGTTGGGGATTTTTCCGCCACCGCTCAGGCGGCGGCCGTGCCTGCTTCACCTTCTTCCTGCCTGTCGACTGGATCTTCCTGCGCCAACAACGACGCAGTGGCAAGCGCCGAGCTGACTGACTGGCTGGCCCGCGTATCTGCCAGTCTTCCCGGCGCCCGGGTGAAGATCTGCCCTGATTCAGCGCCCTACTCCGGCGCCGGCTTGCCTCAGTGGAACTGCACCGCGAGCGCAAGCACCGACGTGATCGTCGTCAAAATAGGATGGACTCACCTGTCTACGGACGGATCCCTGCAGGATCGGAACATCCGCACCACGAGTACAGACGATGTCCCGCGGGTGATCCTGCCGGTAACTGCGGGTAGCACGACGTCATGA
- a CDS encoding PilW family protein, protein MRRRPRGMTLVELLVAMTLGLLITLAATAALVAARRGFTTVDAASQLRDNARFATSLIQRLVVQAGYRDVFNVTTKRSNAAGTSADPDPYVYGFDNAVASKTSVTSADPRSDDSLGYFGDVLILRSQPTETYPGSGKADKGMIDCSGFAADTPPANRDDTRASVLFVSPSSSDGEPTLKCYRSATGTVPFDQAVPLIRGVENFQVLYGVDGVVANTAIDPANAALKPDTVPDSYLRADQLTVAGNDTATRANWRRVRSLRIGMVLRSDVGAAQESKTKTLYPLGSSGFSSTDDIGTIYTAPADGRVRQVVTFTVHLRNDQGL, encoded by the coding sequence ATGCGCCGCCGTCCCAGAGGCATGACGCTGGTGGAACTTCTCGTGGCCATGACACTGGGCTTGCTGATCACACTCGCCGCAACCGCGGCGCTGGTCGCGGCGCGGCGCGGATTCACCACCGTGGATGCCGCATCACAGCTGCGCGACAACGCCCGTTTTGCAACCAGCCTCATCCAACGCCTGGTAGTCCAAGCCGGATACAGGGACGTGTTCAACGTTACCACCAAGCGCAGCAATGCGGCCGGGACCAGTGCCGACCCTGATCCCTACGTGTACGGCTTCGACAACGCTGTTGCGTCGAAGACTTCGGTCACGTCCGCAGACCCACGCAGCGACGACTCCTTAGGCTATTTCGGCGATGTGTTGATTCTGCGCAGCCAGCCCACCGAGACCTATCCCGGCTCCGGCAAGGCCGACAAGGGAATGATCGATTGCTCCGGCTTCGCGGCTGATACGCCACCGGCCAACCGGGACGATACCCGAGCAAGCGTCCTTTTTGTCTCTCCATCGTCCAGCGACGGCGAGCCGACGCTGAAGTGCTATCGATCGGCGACCGGCACGGTACCTTTCGACCAGGCAGTGCCGCTGATCCGTGGCGTAGAAAACTTTCAGGTGCTGTATGGCGTCGATGGTGTCGTAGCCAACACGGCCATCGATCCCGCAAACGCCGCCTTGAAACCCGACACGGTCCCCGATAGCTACTTGCGCGCCGACCAGTTGACGGTGGCGGGCAACGATACAGCGACGCGTGCCAATTGGCGGCGCGTGCGCAGCCTGCGCATCGGCATGGTCCTGCGCAGCGACGTCGGTGCAGCACAGGAGTCCAAGACCAAGACTCTGTACCCCCTGGGCAGTTCTGGCTTCAGTTCGACCGACGACATAGGCACGATCTACACGGCGCCGGCCGATGGCCGAGTGCGGCAAGTCGTGACCTTCACCGTGCATCTGCGCAACGACCAGGGACTGTGA
- a CDS encoding pilus assembly PilX family protein, protein MPHLSYAGSAQRQRGLSLIVVLLILVVISILGVGSAQIALQGERSARNDRDMQLAWQAAEAALQDAEFDIHGPGTNNRSAFFGSLQDTSGFVTNCGTQGSGSSFNALGLCALVMSGTPAWLNVDFTVTDTSARTVKFGTFTGRSFAASDSGTRGIEPYQAPRYVIEPIPDPGNRDLSSTASYVYRVTAMGFGPRKDIQAVTQIIYRN, encoded by the coding sequence ATGCCGCATCTGTCTTACGCCGGATCCGCACAGCGCCAGAGAGGCCTGTCGTTGATCGTGGTGCTTCTCATCCTTGTAGTGATATCGATCCTCGGGGTGGGCAGCGCCCAAATCGCCTTGCAAGGCGAACGTAGCGCGCGCAATGACCGCGACATGCAGTTGGCATGGCAGGCTGCCGAAGCAGCGCTGCAGGATGCGGAGTTCGATATTCATGGGCCAGGAACAAACAATCGCAGCGCATTCTTTGGATCCCTGCAAGACACCAGCGGCTTCGTCACCAACTGCGGCACCCAGGGCTCAGGAAGTTCCTTCAACGCACTTGGGCTTTGTGCGCTGGTCATGAGCGGAACACCAGCGTGGCTGAACGTCGACTTCACGGTCACGGACACATCGGCACGCACTGTCAAGTTCGGCACCTTCACCGGCAGAAGCTTTGCCGCCAGCGATTCGGGCACCCGGGGCATCGAACCCTACCAGGCTCCGCGCTACGTGATCGAGCCGATCCCGGATCCGGGCAATCGTGACCTCTCTTCGACCGCCAGCTATGTCTACCGCGTGACCGCCATGGGATTCGGACCACGCAAGGACATCCAAGCAGTGACTCAGATCATCTACCGAAACTAG